The Chionomys nivalis chromosome 20, mChiNiv1.1, whole genome shotgun sequence genome includes a region encoding these proteins:
- the Cfap97d2 gene encoding uncharacterized protein CFAP97D2 isoform X1 → MQRVPQLTTPWANRDLQRAWEKTYQDHRKKVLNAQPLVDTHPPQTYSHLYLKFKKLKVEEERLSIINRDNWLLLQRVASAMRARGQTDGGNNFTHRSLNRKTREQAPMEARKRNKLILERLGSSEPWFGAQRRWEDRDAVARRTHKCRRTWRKGAETDAQQGHGLIWMPNLKWKGDSRE, encoded by the exons TGCAGAGAGCCTGGGAGAAAACCTACCAGGACCACAGGAAAAAG GTTCTGAATGCCCAACCACTAGTGGACACCCACCCACCACAGACTTATAGCCACCTCTACCTGAAGTTCAAGaaactaaag GTGGAGGAAGAAAGGCTCTCCATCAtcaacagagacaactggctgcttctgcagagggTGGCCTCTGCCATGAGAGCCAGGGGACAGACTGACGGCGGAAATAACTTTACACACAGAAG TCTAAACAGGAAGACAAGAGAACAGGCGCCTATGGAAGCGCGGAAACGAAACAAACTCATCCTGGAAAGACTTGGAAGCTCAGAGCCCTGGTTTGGAGCACAGAGACGGTGGGAGGACAGGGACGCCGTGGCCAGACGCACCCACAAATGCAGACGCACCTGGAGAAAAG GAGCTGAAACTGACGCTCAGCAAGGACATGGTCTCATCTGGATGCCCAACCTGAAATGGAAAGG GGACAGCCGTGAGTGA